The Klebsiella sp. RHBSTW-00484 genome includes a window with the following:
- the dppD gene encoding dipeptide ABC transporter ATP-binding protein, whose translation MALLNIDKLSVHFGDEKAPFRAVDRVSYSVNQGEVVGIVGESGSGKSVSSLAIMGLIDYPGRVMAEKLEFNGRDLKRISEKERRQLVGAEVAMIFQDPMTSLNPCYTVGYQIMEAIKVHQGGNKKTRIQRAIDLLTLVGIPDPASRLDVYPHQLSGGMSQRVMIAMAIACRPKLLIADEPTTALDVTIQAQIIELLLELQQKENMALILITHDLALVAEAAHKIIVMYAGQVVETGDAKDIFRAPRHPYTQALLRALPEFAQDKARLASLPGVVPGKYDRPNGCLLNPRCPYATDKCRSEEPELNLLNDGRQSKCHYPLDDAGRPGL comes from the coding sequence ATGGCGTTATTGAATATAGATAAATTATCGGTGCATTTCGGCGATGAAAAGGCACCGTTCCGCGCCGTAGACCGCGTGAGCTACAGCGTGAATCAGGGTGAAGTGGTCGGCATTGTCGGCGAGTCTGGTTCGGGTAAATCGGTCAGCTCGCTGGCGATTATGGGACTGATTGATTATCCCGGTCGGGTGATGGCTGAAAAGCTGGAGTTTAACGGTCGCGACCTGAAGCGCATTTCCGAAAAAGAGCGTCGCCAACTGGTGGGCGCGGAAGTGGCGATGATCTTTCAGGACCCCATGACCAGCCTCAACCCGTGCTACACCGTGGGTTACCAGATTATGGAAGCCATTAAGGTGCATCAGGGCGGCAATAAAAAGACGCGTATTCAGCGGGCGATTGACCTGCTGACGCTGGTGGGGATACCCGACCCGGCTTCGCGTCTCGACGTCTATCCGCATCAGCTTTCCGGCGGCATGAGCCAGCGCGTGATGATTGCGATGGCGATTGCCTGTCGGCCAAAGTTGCTGATTGCCGATGAACCGACAACCGCGCTGGACGTCACCATCCAGGCGCAGATCATCGAGCTACTGCTTGAACTACAGCAGAAAGAGAATATGGCGCTGATCCTGATCACTCACGATCTGGCGCTGGTAGCGGAAGCGGCGCACAAAATTATTGTGATGTACGCCGGTCAGGTAGTGGAAACCGGCGACGCGAAAGATATTTTCCGCGCGCCGCGTCATCCATACACCCAGGCGCTGTTGCGTGCGCTGCCTGAGTTCGCTCAGGATAAAGCGCGTCTGGCTTCGCTGCCGGGCGTGGTTCCGGGGAAATATGACCGCCCGAACGGTTGTCTGCTCAACCCGCGCTGCCCCTATGCGACCGATAAATGCCGCAGTGAGGAGCCTGAACTGAACCTGCTTAATGACGGTCGTCAGTCGAAATGCCACTACCCACTTGATGATGCCGGGAGGCCTGGATTATGA
- a CDS encoding allophanate hydrolase-related protein, with amino-acid sequence MSDSKILLAVNGTLMRGLKLNPNMLAVNAEFVREDKTAPCYRCWSINDDHPGMIRSPDNGANIALEIWAVPPAGLGNILQKEPAGLCIGKVLLDDGSEVLGVLAESWLVEGQPEITDLGGWRAYTGHHMTE; translated from the coding sequence ATGTCAGATAGCAAAATCCTGCTTGCGGTTAACGGCACGCTAATGCGTGGCCTGAAGCTAAACCCCAACATGCTGGCAGTGAATGCCGAATTCGTTCGTGAGGATAAAACGGCTCCCTGCTACCGCTGTTGGAGCATCAACGACGATCATCCCGGAATGATTCGTTCACCGGATAACGGCGCAAACATCGCGCTGGAAATCTGGGCGGTTCCTCCTGCCGGACTGGGAAATATTCTGCAAAAAGAACCTGCCGGACTCTGTATCGGCAAAGTGTTACTGGACGACGGTAGTGAAGTGTTGGGCGTTCTGGCGGAATCCTGGCTGGTTGAAGGCCAGCCGGAGATCACCGACCTCGGCGGTTGGCGGGCATACACCGGCCACCACATGACTGAATAA
- a CDS encoding IS3 family transposase (programmed frameshift) produces the protein MMTEFKRTQRDYPLSFKIAVVEQVEKGEMTYKQAQQRYGIQGRSTVLVWLRKYGRLDWSPGLPDLVKRKLPVAQTTVPLTPEQRIRELEEQLELANQKAEFFESVINVLKNDYGVSIGKKAARQVLAQSPIPKITVTRACQFLGHSRQAWYQDNTRRRKRQEHHAQVLEFVARIRCRQPRIGTRKLHYLLNTQADKTLNIGRDQLFNLLDEYRLLVPVKRAYHKTTNSHHRFHWHPNLLKPGPEQVIALEPEQVWVADITYLPLRSGTAYLSLVTDACSRKIVGYHVGENLQTENVVKAFRQALRRRKTTGPLVHHSDRGLQYCSALYQSVHERNGITCSMTDGYDCYQNALAERINGILKNEFLLSRPADLAQARMMVKESVGIYNHERPHLALKYKTPDDVHQAFYRQKTVNLYQD, from the exons ATGATGACTGAGTTCAAACGCACCCAACGTGATTATCCTCTATCCTTTAAAATAGCCGTTGTTGAACAGGTTGAAAAAGGCGAGATGACCTATAAACAGGCTCAGCAGCGGTATGGCATTCAGGGGCGCTCCACCGTTCTTGTCTGGCTGCGTAAATATGGCCGGCTTGACTGGAGCCCCGGACTTCCTGACCTGGTGAAGAGGAAACTGCCTGTGGCTCAGACGACTGTCCCGCTTACACCCGAGCAAAGAATCAGGGAACTTGAAGAACAGCTTGAGCTGGCAAACCAGAAAGCTGAGTTTTTTGAGTCGGTTATCAATGTTCTGAAAAATGATTATGGGGTGAGCATCG GTAAAAAAGCGGCCCGGCAAGTCCTCGCGCAAAGTCCGATCCCGAAAATAACCGTTACGCGTGCATGCCAGTTCCTGGGGCACAGCAGACAGGCATGGTACCAGGACAACACAAGGCGCAGAAAACGGCAGGAACATCATGCTCAGGTTCTGGAATTTGTTGCCCGCATCCGGTGTCGTCAGCCGAGAATCGGTACGCGTAAACTGCACTATCTGCTGAATACTCAGGCCGATAAAACGCTGAATATCGGGCGGGACCAGCTGTTTAACTTGCTGGATGAATACCGGCTCCTGGTGCCGGTGAAACGGGCATATCACAAAACCACCAACAGCCATCATCGCTTTCACTGGCATCCTAACCTGCTGAAACCCGGCCCTGAACAGGTTATCGCCCTTGAGCCGGAGCAGGTCTGGGTTGCCGATATTACTTACCTTCCGCTACGTAGCGGCACGGCCTATCTGAGTCTGGTCACCGATGCCTGCTCCAGAAAAATCGTGGGTTACCATGTCGGGGAAAACCTGCAGACAGAAAACGTGGTAAAAGCGTTCAGACAGGCGCTGAGGCGGAGAAAAACGACAGGTCCGCTGGTACATCATTCTGACAGAGGGCTGCAATACTGTTCAGCGCTCTATCAGTCAGTCCATGAAAGAAACGGGATAACCTGTTCAATGACCGATGGTTACGACTGCTACCAGAATGCACTGGCAGAGCGAATAAACGGTATCCTGAAAAATGAGTTTTTACTCTCGCGTCCAGCCGATCTGGCACAAGCCAGAATGATGGTAAAAGAGTCGGTGGGAATTTATAACCATGAGCGGCCACATCTGGCCCTGAAGTACAAAACGCCCGATGATGTTCATCAGGCGTTTTATCGACAGAAAACTGTCAACCTATATCAGGACTAG
- the dppC gene encoding dipeptide ABC transporter permease DppC → MSQVTENKVVAAPVPMTPLQEFWHYFKRNKGAVIGLVYVVVMIFIAVFANFIAPYNPADQFRDTLLAPPVWMDGGSFSHLLGTDDVGRDILSRLMYGARLSLLVGCLVVVLSLILGVVLGLVAGYFGGVLDSIIMRVVDIMLALPSLLLALVLVAIFGPSIVNASIALTFVALPHYVRLTRAAVLVEVNRDYVTASRVAGAGAMRQMFVNILPNCLAPLIVQASLGFSNAILDMAALGFLGMGAQPPTPEWGTMLSDVLQFAQSAWWVVTFPGVAILLTVLAFNLMGDGLRDALDPKLKQ, encoded by the coding sequence ATGTCACAAGTTACTGAAAATAAAGTTGTCGCCGCACCGGTGCCAATGACCCCTTTGCAGGAGTTCTGGCACTATTTTAAACGCAACAAAGGCGCCGTTATCGGCCTGGTCTACGTGGTGGTGATGATTTTTATCGCCGTATTTGCCAACTTCATTGCGCCTTACAATCCTGCGGATCAGTTCCGCGATACGCTGCTGGCTCCCCCGGTCTGGATGGATGGCGGGAGCTTCTCCCATCTGCTCGGTACTGATGACGTTGGCCGCGATATCCTTTCGCGCCTGATGTACGGCGCGCGCCTGTCGCTGCTGGTTGGCTGCCTGGTGGTGGTGCTGTCGCTGATCCTTGGCGTGGTGCTCGGTCTGGTCGCAGGCTATTTCGGCGGCGTGCTTGACTCAATCATCATGCGCGTTGTCGATATCATGCTGGCGCTGCCAAGCCTGCTGCTCGCGCTGGTGCTGGTGGCCATTTTTGGCCCCTCGATCGTCAACGCGTCGATAGCGCTGACCTTTGTCGCCTTGCCGCACTACGTCCGTCTGACCCGCGCTGCGGTGCTGGTGGAAGTGAACCGCGATTATGTCACCGCATCTCGCGTGGCGGGTGCTGGTGCGATGCGCCAGATGTTCGTCAATATTCTTCCTAACTGTCTTGCGCCGCTGATTGTTCAGGCGTCGCTGGGCTTCTCTAACGCCATTCTCGATATGGCCGCTCTTGGCTTCCTTGGCATGGGTGCGCAGCCGCCGACACCGGAGTGGGGCACTATGCTCTCCGACGTGTTGCAGTTCGCGCAGAGCGCCTGGTGGGTCGTCACCTTCCCGGGTGTCGCGATCCTGCTGACGGTGCTGGCATTTAACCTGATGGGTGACGGTCTGCGTGACGCGCTCGATCCCAAACTGAAGCAGTAA
- the dppF gene encoding dipeptide ABC transporter ATP-binding subunit DppF — protein MSTHEATTQQPLLLATDLKKYYPVKKGLFAPERLVKALDGVSFTLERGKTLAVVGESGCGKSTLGRLLTMIEIPTGGELYYQGQDLLKHDPHAQKLRRQKIQIVFQNPYGSLNPRKKVGQILEEPLQINTSLSKEQRREKALAMMAKVGLKTEHYDRYPHMFSGGQRQRIAIARGLMLDPDVVIADEPVSALDVSVRAQVLNLMMDLQQELGLSYVFISHDLSVVEHIADEVMVMYLGRCVEKGSKDQIFNNPQHPYTQALLSATPRLNPDDRRERIKLTGELPSPLNPPPGCAFNARCRRRFGPCTQLQPQLKDYGGQLVACFAVDQDQNGEKPLS, from the coding sequence ATGAGTACGCATGAGGCCACCACGCAACAGCCTCTGTTGCTGGCCACCGATCTGAAAAAATACTACCCGGTGAAGAAGGGGCTGTTCGCTCCGGAACGCCTGGTGAAAGCGCTGGATGGCGTTTCGTTTACCCTTGAACGCGGCAAAACGCTGGCGGTCGTGGGGGAATCCGGCTGCGGTAAGTCAACGCTCGGCCGCTTGCTGACGATGATTGAAATCCCCACCGGCGGCGAGCTTTACTACCAGGGGCAGGACCTGCTTAAGCATGACCCGCACGCACAAAAACTGCGTCGGCAGAAAATCCAGATTGTGTTCCAGAACCCCTACGGTTCGCTGAACCCGCGTAAAAAGGTGGGGCAGATTCTGGAGGAGCCGCTGCAGATCAACACCAGCTTAAGCAAAGAGCAGCGCCGTGAGAAAGCGCTGGCGATGATGGCGAAAGTGGGCCTGAAAACGGAACACTACGACCGCTATCCGCATATGTTCTCCGGCGGCCAGCGTCAGCGTATTGCCATTGCCCGCGGCCTGATGCTTGACCCGGACGTGGTGATCGCCGACGAACCGGTCTCCGCGCTGGACGTGTCAGTACGTGCGCAGGTGCTGAACCTGATGATGGATTTACAGCAGGAGCTGGGGCTTTCTTACGTCTTTATCTCCCACGACCTGTCGGTGGTGGAGCACATTGCTGACGAAGTGATGGTGATGTATTTAGGCCGCTGCGTGGAGAAAGGGTCGAAGGACCAAATCTTCAATAACCCGCAGCATCCGTATACTCAGGCGCTGCTGTCAGCGACGCCGCGCCTGAACCCGGACGATCGCCGCGAGCGTATCAAGCTGACCGGCGAGCTGCCAAGCCCGCTGAATCCGCCTCCGGGCTGCGCGTTTAACGCTCGCTGCCGTCGTCGCTTCGGCCCATGCACCCAGCTCCAGCCGCAGCTGAAGGACTACGGCGGCCAACTAGTGGCCTGCTTTGCCGTCGATCAGGATCAAAACGGCGAGAAGCCGCTGAGCTGA
- a CDS encoding regulator, with translation MEQGKLTFRPRLWVTGDLNAFFGLFTNVLLNVLVLSGLALYVAQIPATTVYGRILPALGIALPLGNLFYAWLAWRMAKREGRDTVTALPYGPSVPHMFIVVFVVMLPTLLIHKDWMLAWKLGLIWAMIVGLIVLAGVLVGPAIRKYTPRAAMLGTLAGIAIAFIAMRPAYQMFDTAWIGIVCFAIILLNWVGNVRLPFGLPGGLAVVLVGCLLGWGATWLGFSDIMNPAEVKEAAGRFSLYLPTLSTDVFNVPMSLVWPLLVTAIPLGIFNFTEILNNVESAAVGGDSYNLRAVLAADGLGAIVGALLGSPFPPAVYIGHPGWKAMGGRIGYSLATGVCMAIVCFLGLTALLLSIIPLVAIVPILLFIGLVIGAQAFQVSPKRHAPAIVLALVPNIAEWAKTQVDGALAAAGANTVNLPADVVNTMANNGVLYHGMATTGGGAVLAGLMMGAIAAFIIDRRFNWAALYAAAATVLSFFGFIHGHQMALNASPTVTFGYGVATLFLTFMAWRQVREEGKVDWSPIDNGDEVVH, from the coding sequence ATGGAGCAAGGAAAACTCACATTTCGTCCACGGCTATGGGTGACGGGCGATCTCAACGCTTTTTTCGGACTCTTTACCAACGTATTACTGAACGTGCTGGTCCTGTCAGGACTCGCTCTGTACGTCGCGCAAATCCCGGCGACCACCGTTTATGGCCGCATCCTACCGGCGTTAGGTATCGCGCTACCGCTGGGTAATCTGTTTTACGCCTGGCTTGCCTGGCGGATGGCAAAACGCGAGGGTCGCGACACAGTGACCGCCCTGCCATACGGGCCAAGCGTGCCGCACATGTTCATTGTGGTGTTCGTTGTCATGCTGCCAACGCTGCTTATCCATAAAGACTGGATGCTGGCGTGGAAGCTCGGGCTTATCTGGGCGATGATTGTCGGCCTTATTGTACTGGCAGGCGTGCTGGTTGGCCCGGCGATTCGTAAATATACGCCGCGCGCCGCAATGCTGGGGACGCTGGCGGGGATTGCAATTGCGTTTATCGCCATGCGCCCGGCGTATCAGATGTTTGATACCGCCTGGATTGGCATTGTCTGCTTCGCCATTATCCTGCTCAACTGGGTCGGTAACGTGCGGCTGCCGTTCGGTCTGCCGGGTGGGCTGGCGGTGGTTCTGGTGGGCTGCCTGCTGGGCTGGGGCGCGACCTGGCTTGGCTTTAGCGACATTATGAATCCGGCGGAAGTCAAAGAGGCGGCGGGCCGTTTCTCGCTCTATTTACCCACGCTTTCTACTGATGTCTTTAACGTCCCGATGAGCCTGGTCTGGCCGCTGCTGGTGACGGCGATCCCATTGGGGATTTTCAACTTCACCGAAATCCTCAATAACGTCGAATCCGCGGCGGTAGGGGGCGACAGCTACAACCTGCGCGCGGTACTGGCGGCTGACGGGCTGGGCGCGATTGTCGGCGCATTGTTGGGTTCGCCGTTTCCACCTGCGGTTTATATCGGTCATCCGGGCTGGAAAGCGATGGGCGGGCGCATCGGCTACTCGCTGGCAACCGGTGTTTGTATGGCAATCGTCTGCTTCCTGGGCCTCACCGCGCTGCTGCTCTCCATCATCCCACTGGTGGCGATTGTACCTATTCTGCTGTTTATCGGTCTGGTCATTGGCGCTCAGGCGTTCCAGGTTTCGCCGAAACGCCACGCTCCGGCGATCGTGTTGGCGCTGGTACCGAATATCGCCGAGTGGGCGAAGACCCAGGTCGATGGCGCGCTGGCGGCCGCCGGCGCGAATACCGTCAATCTCCCGGCGGATGTCGTCAATACGATGGCCAATAACGGCGTGCTGTATCACGGTATGGCAACCACCGGGGGCGGTGCGGTGTTGGCGGGGTTAATGATGGGTGCGATTGCCGCGTTCATTATCGACCGGCGCTTTAACTGGGCGGCGCTTTATGCCGCGGCGGCTACGGTGTTGTCGTTCTTCGGCTTTATTCACGGTCATCAGATGGCGCTCAACGCTTCACCCACGGTGACGTTTGGCTATGGCGTCGCAACATTGTTCCTGACCTTTATGGCCTGGCGACAGGTTAGGGAAGAAGGAAAAGTCGACTGGTCGCCGATTGATAACGGCGATGAAGTGGTGCATTAA
- the dppA gene encoding dipeptide ABC transporter periplasmic-binding protein DppA produces the protein MSISLKRSGMLKLGLSLVAMTVAASVQAKTLVYCSEGSPEGFNPQLFTSGTTYDASSVPIYNRLVEFKTGTTEVIPGLAEKWEVSEDGKTYTFHLRKDVKWQDNKDFKPTRALNADDVVFSFDRQKNVNNPYHKVSGGSYEYFEGMGLSDLISEVKKVDDNTVQFVLTRPESPFLADLAMDFASILSKEYADNMLKAGTPEKVDLNPIGTGPFQLLQYQKDSRILYKAFPGYWGTKPQIDRLVFSITPDASVRYAKLQKNECQIMPYPNPADIARMKEDKNINLLEQPGLNVGYLSFNTEKKPLDEVKVRQALTYAVNKEAIIKAVYQGAGQSAKNLIPPTMWGYNDDVKDYTYDPEKAKALLKEAGLEQGFSIDLWAMPVQRPYNPNARRMAEMIQADWAKVGVKAKIVTFEWGEYLKRAKAGEHQTVMMGWTGDNGDPDNFFATLFSCAAAKDGSNYSRWCYKPFEDLIQPARATDDHNKRIELYKQAQVVMHDQAPALIVAHSTVYEPVRKEVKGYVVDPLGKHHFDNVSIE, from the coding sequence ATGAGTATTTCCTTGAAAAGGTCAGGGATGCTGAAGCTTGGTCTGAGCCTGGTTGCCATGACCGTCGCAGCAAGCGTACAAGCGAAGACCCTGGTTTATTGTTCAGAAGGCTCGCCGGAAGGCTTTAACCCGCAGCTCTTCACCTCTGGCACCACCTATGATGCCAGCTCAGTGCCGATTTATAACCGCCTGGTTGAATTCAAAACCGGTACCACGGAAGTTATTCCGGGCCTGGCCGAGAAATGGGAAGTCAGCGAAGACGGTAAAACTTATACCTTCCATCTGCGTAAAGACGTGAAGTGGCAGGATAATAAAGATTTTAAACCGACTCGCGCGCTGAACGCCGATGACGTTGTCTTCTCGTTCGACAGACAAAAAAATGTCAATAACCCGTACCATAAAGTGTCTGGCGGCAGCTATGAATACTTTGAAGGCATGGGCCTTTCCGACCTGATTAGCGAAGTGAAGAAAGTGGACGATAATACAGTCCAGTTCGTGCTGACTCGTCCGGAATCCCCGTTCCTCGCTGACCTCGCCATGGACTTCGCCTCTATTCTGTCAAAAGAGTATGCCGACAACATGCTGAAAGCCGGTACGCCGGAGAAAGTGGACCTGAACCCAATCGGTACCGGCCCATTCCAGCTGCTGCAATATCAAAAAGACTCCCGTATTCTCTATAAAGCCTTCCCGGGCTACTGGGGCACCAAGCCGCAGATCGATCGTCTGGTCTTCTCCATCACCCCTGATGCTTCCGTGCGCTACGCGAAACTGCAGAAAAACGAATGTCAGATAATGCCGTACCCGAACCCGGCAGACATCGCGCGCATGAAGGAAGATAAAAACATTAATCTGCTGGAGCAGCCGGGTCTGAACGTCGGTTACCTCTCCTTCAACACCGAGAAGAAACCGCTGGATGAGGTGAAAGTTCGCCAGGCGCTGACCTACGCGGTGAACAAAGAAGCGATCATCAAAGCCGTTTATCAGGGCGCAGGTCAGTCTGCGAAGAACCTGATCCCGCCGACCATGTGGGGCTATAACGACGACGTTAAAGACTACACCTACGATCCGGAGAAAGCGAAAGCGCTGCTGAAAGAAGCGGGCCTGGAGCAAGGCTTCAGCATTGACCTGTGGGCGATGCCGGTACAGCGTCCGTACAACCCGAACGCGCGCCGTATGGCAGAGATGATTCAGGCTGACTGGGCCAAAGTTGGCGTCAAAGCCAAAATTGTCACCTTCGAGTGGGGCGAATACCTGAAGCGTGCGAAAGCAGGCGAGCATCAGACCGTTATGATGGGCTGGACCGGTGATAATGGGGATCCGGATAACTTCTTCGCCACCCTGTTCAGCTGCGCTGCGGCGAAAGATGGTTCTAACTACTCTCGCTGGTGCTACAAGCCGTTTGAAGACCTGATTCAACCGGCTCGCGCTACTGATGACCACAACAAACGCATTGAGCTGTACAAGCAGGCTCAGGTGGTGATGCATGACCAGGCCCCGGCGCTGATCGTCGCTCACTCCACCGTTTATGAGCCAGTGCGCAAAGAAGTTAAAGGCTATGTGGTTGATCCATTAGGTAAACACCACTTCGATAACGTCTCTATCGAATAA
- the dppB gene encoding dipeptide ABC transporter permease DppB, producing the protein MLQFILRRLGLVIPTFIGITLLTFAFVHMIPGDPVLIMAGERGISPERHAQLLAEMGLDKPMWQQYAHYVWGVMHGDLGISLKSRIPVWEEFVPRFKATMELGVCAMIFAVAVGIPVGVLAAVKRGSIFDHTSVGLALTGYSMPIFWWGMMLIMLVSVQWNLTPVSGRVSDTVFLDDTLPLTGFMLIDTAIWGEPGDFIDAVMHMILPAVVLGTIPLAVIVRMTRSSMLEVLGEDYIRTARAKGLTRMRVIIIHALRNAMLPVVTVIGLQVGTLLAGAILTETIFSWPGLGRWLIDALQRRDYPVVQGGVLLVATMIILVNLLVDLLYGVVNPRIRHKK; encoded by the coding sequence ATGTTGCAGTTCATTCTCCGACGTTTGGGACTTGTCATCCCAACATTTATCGGTATTACCCTTCTCACTTTTGCCTTCGTCCATATGATCCCCGGTGACCCGGTGCTGATTATGGCGGGCGAACGTGGTATTTCCCCTGAACGTCACGCGCAGCTACTGGCCGAAATGGGCCTTGATAAGCCGATGTGGCAGCAATACGCCCACTATGTTTGGGGCGTGATGCACGGCGATTTAGGCATCTCGCTGAAAAGCCGCATTCCTGTATGGGAAGAGTTCGTGCCGCGCTTTAAGGCCACCATGGAGCTGGGCGTCTGCGCGATGATTTTCGCCGTCGCCGTTGGGATCCCGGTTGGTGTGCTGGCTGCGGTCAAACGCGGTTCTATCTTTGACCACACCTCCGTAGGCCTCGCGCTGACTGGCTACTCCATGCCTATCTTCTGGTGGGGCATGATGCTGATTATGCTGGTTTCGGTGCAGTGGAACCTGACGCCGGTCTCCGGGCGCGTCAGCGACACCGTCTTCCTCGACGATACCCTACCGTTAACCGGCTTTATGCTGATAGATACCGCGATTTGGGGCGAGCCGGGTGACTTTATCGATGCAGTGATGCATATGATCCTGCCTGCCGTGGTGCTGGGCACCATCCCGCTGGCGGTGATTGTGCGTATGACCCGTTCATCGATGCTGGAAGTGCTGGGTGAGGATTATATCCGTACCGCGCGTGCCAAAGGGCTGACGCGTATGCGAGTGATCATCATTCATGCTCTGCGTAACGCCATGCTGCCGGTGGTGACGGTTATCGGTCTACAGGTAGGCACGCTGCTGGCGGGCGCAATCCTGACCGAAACCATCTTCTCCTGGCCGGGCCTTGGTCGCTGGCTGATTGATGCGCTCCAGCGCCGCGATTATCCGGTTGTGCAGGGCGGGGTGCTGCTGGTGGCGACGATGATTATCCTCGTCAATCTGCTGGTAGACCTGTTGTACGGCGTGGTGAACCCGCGTATTCGGCATAAGAAGTAA
- a CDS encoding carbamate kinase, which yields MKKTKVAVVAVGGNALIRNPGENALEQQYEAVKATAENVVDLIAAGWRVVLTHGNGPQVGFILRRSEIAKDAVPAVPLEYAVGDTQGAIGFMFQNALNNALTARGLDSIRAVALVTQTLIDPNDTAFSHPDKPIGDYMTQETAETLAAAQGWDIAEDSGRGWRRVVASPAPKEVIETPVIRTLLEQNVLVIACGGGGIPVWRDTSGKLIAAQAVIDKDRASALLACELQADMLLIPTGVEQVAINFGTPEQRWLDTLTLAEAQAMLQSGQFGAGSMAPKVEAMLTFLRCNPAGVGLITNPETIVRAIDGNGGTRFTG from the coding sequence ATGAAAAAAACTAAAGTCGCCGTCGTCGCCGTCGGCGGTAATGCATTGATCCGCAACCCCGGAGAAAATGCGCTGGAACAGCAGTACGAAGCGGTGAAAGCCACCGCTGAAAATGTGGTTGATCTGATTGCCGCAGGCTGGCGCGTGGTGCTGACGCACGGCAATGGCCCGCAGGTGGGTTTTATCCTGCGCCGTAGCGAAATCGCCAAAGACGCCGTTCCTGCGGTGCCGCTGGAGTACGCGGTCGGCGATACCCAGGGCGCAATTGGTTTTATGTTCCAGAACGCGCTGAATAACGCGTTGACCGCACGCGGTCTTGATAGCATCCGCGCCGTCGCGCTGGTGACGCAAACGTTAATAGACCCAAACGATACCGCCTTCAGCCATCCTGATAAACCTATCGGCGACTATATGACTCAGGAAACGGCGGAGACGCTGGCGGCGGCTCAGGGCTGGGATATCGCAGAAGATTCGGGCCGCGGCTGGCGACGCGTCGTGGCATCACCGGCACCAAAAGAAGTCATCGAAACGCCGGTTATTCGCACCCTGCTTGAACAAAATGTCTTAGTTATTGCCTGCGGCGGCGGCGGTATTCCTGTCTGGCGCGATACGTCTGGCAAGCTTATTGCCGCCCAGGCGGTCATTGATAAAGACCGCGCATCGGCGCTGCTGGCCTGCGAATTGCAGGCAGACATGCTGCTGATTCCGACCGGCGTTGAGCAAGTCGCCATCAACTTTGGTACACCGGAGCAGCGCTGGCTCGACACTTTAACGTTAGCTGAAGCGCAGGCCATGCTGCAAAGCGGTCAGTTCGGCGCAGGCAGCATGGCGCCCAAAGTCGAAGCCATGCTGACCTTCCTGCGATGTAATCCTGCGGGGGTTGGGCTGATTACCAATCCGGAAACTATCGTTCGCGCCATTGACGGTAACGGCGGAACCCGGTTTACCGGTTAA